Within the Aeromicrobium sp. Root236 genome, the region CGATCGAGGAGTCGTACTTGGCGAACCAGTTGAAGTCGTCGCCGAAGAACGGCAGCCACCCGTTGACGAAACCGTTGGTGTTGGAGAACGCGAACTGCCAGGCGAAGCCCGAGACGACGGTGATGACGCCGTAGGGGATCAGGATCGAGGTGCGGATCGTGCCGCGCGCGAAGATCAGCTTGTGCATGACCATCGCGAACGCGAAGCCGATGACCAGCTCGATCGTCACGGTGACGATCATGATCATCACGGTGTTGCCGGTGTCCTGCCAGAAGAGCTTGTCGCTGAGTGCCGTCCAGTAGTTCTGGAACCCGACGAACTCCTTGTCGTCGGGCGCCGTGAGCGAGTAGCTGAACATCGACAGGTAGAGCGCCCGCAGCATCGGGAAAGCCGTGACGACCAGCATCAGCACGACGGCCGGGGCCACAAGCTTGCGGGCCAACGAGTTCTCGGCGCGCGTCCGGTCCGAGTCGACCGCCTTGGGCGCCTCGTCCGGAGCCGCCGTCTGTACGTACGTACTCACAAGAGCGCCTTTCCCTTGAGGATGGCCGAAAGGAAGTCAGCCGACTTCTTGGGTGTGTTCGGGCCGACCGAGTTGGGTGAGTGCCACCGCGACTGGATCGCGCTCGAGATCTGGCTGTAGAACGCGCTCTTGGGCCGCGGGCCGCCGGTGTCGACGCTCTGGCTGAACAGCTGCAGCAGATCGGCCGGGTAGGCCTTCTTGAGCTCGGCCGAGTCGTAGACCGACTGACGCGAGGGCATCAGGCCCTCGTTGACGGCGAGCGCGGTCTGCGCCTTGGCGTTGGTCACGCAGACGGCGGCGGCCTTGGCGTAGTCGAGGTGCTTGGAGTAGGAACCGACCCCGATGTCGATGCCACCGATCGGCGGCTTGGACTCCTCGCCGGCGACCGTCTGGGGGTAGCGGGCCCAGCCGAGGTCTTCGAAGCCCTTCTTGCCCTTGGGGCCGCTCGGCTTGTCGATGAGGCCCTCGTAGTTCTTGTAGACGAACGTCCAGTTGGTCATGAACTCGCCGGGTCCCTTGGCGGGGAACATCGAACCGAGGCTCGTGCCCTCGTTGGACGTCGTGAAGTCGGGCTGTGCTGCGGGGGACTTGGCGAGCTTCCTGATGACGGCTGCGGCGTCCTTGCCTGCCTTGGAGTCGATCGTGACCTTGGCGTCACGCCCCTTCTCCACCGTTGACGGGTCGAGGATGTTGCCGCCGGCGCCCTGGATCAAAGCGTTGATCCACACGACGTAGGCCTCGTACTTGTTGGCCTGGACGCCGACCGTGGCGCCGTTGTCGCCGGCGGCGTCGATCACCTGGTCCCAGGTGACGGGCTTGGTCATGTCGAGCCCGGCCTTCTCGGCGAGCGAGCGGCGGTACCAGAGCACCTGGGTGTTGGCCCACTGCGGCGCCGCGACGACCTTGTCGTCCCACTTCACCGTCTCGGCCGCCCCCTTGAGCACGTCGGCGTCGAGGACCTTGTCGGCCTGCTCACCCTCGAAGGGGGCGAGCCACTCGGCGTTGGCGAACTCGGGCACGAAGACCGGGTCGAGGCTCATCAGGTCGGTCGAGCTGTCCTTGGCCGCCAGGCGTCGGGCGAGCTGCGTGCGCTGGTCGGTCGCGCTGGCCGGGAGCAGCTGGATCTTGATGTCGTACTTGCTGGTGCTGCAGTCCTTGGCGAGCTTGTTGAGCGTGACCTGCCCGTCCGGGTTGATGTACCAGTTGAGCGATGCCTTGCCGCCGCTGCCACTTCCGCAGGCGGCCAGCACACTCATGGACAGCGCCGCCGCGGCACAGCCGGCAACGACTCGTCGAACAGAACGTACGGCCATTCCTCCCCCAACCCGATCCCGTTCGCGACCGGCACGTGATGCCGGTCACAGGGACACGCCGAACCTAACCGCCTGCCCGAGGGAGCGCAACAGGGAGGTGGTCAGAGATGCAGCCAGACCGTCTCATCCGTGCCGAGCGGGGCCCCGGGCTCGAGCGGCTGGCTCGAGGCGAGGACCGTGGTGCCGTCGGGGAGGGCCAGGGGTTGGTCGCCGAGATTCGCCAGGACGGTGACCTCGCCGGCCGCGGACGTGACCGCGAAGGCCAGGACGGTGTCCGGGAATCCGTCGAGCCACGTCAGGTTGCCGCGGCCGAGACGAAGGGCATGACGAAGCGCCAGCAACGTCCGGTAGAGCTCGAGTGTGGACCCAAGCACGCCGCGCTGCGGGTCGGCCGCGAGTGGTCCGTACTCGGGCGGCTGGGGCAGCCAGGGCTGGTCGCCGGGGCCGAACCCGTACGACGGGGCATCGGCCTCCCAGGGCACCGGTACGCGGCAGCCGTCGCGGCCCTTGGACGCCCCGCCAGTACGCGCGAAGGTCGGGTCCTGCCGGCTCTCGTCGGGCAACTGCGTCGCCTCGGGCAGACCCAGCTCCTCGCCCTGGAACAGGTATGCGGAGCCCGGCAGTGCCAGCATGACGGCGGTGGCCGCGCGGGCACGGCGCAGGCCGAGCTCGGCGTCCGGCTGCTGGTCGTCGGCGCCGATGCCCTCGACGCGGTGCAGGCCCGGTTGCTGCGGGTAGCCGAGCCGGCTCGCGTGGCGTACGACGTCGTGGTTGGACAGCACCCAGGTCTGCGGCGCCCCGACCGCCTCGGCCTGGGCGAGCGAGTGGGTGATCGTCCGGCGCTGGTCGTCCGCGAGCCACGGCGTCATGAGGTACTCGAAGTTGAACGACTGGTGCAGCTCGTCGTGGCGTACGTAGCGCGCGAGCGCCTCGGCGGGAAGGACCCATGCCTCGGCGCACAGGATGCGGTCGGCATCCTCGCCGTCCACGGCGTACGAGTCGGTGATCCGACGCCAGCTGCCGTAGATGTCGTGGACGCCCGGCTGATCCCACATCGGCGCGAGGGCCGTCGGCTCGGACCATTGGTCGTGCTCGCTGTCGGGCAGTCCGTCGGCCTTGACGAGACCGTGCGCGACGTCGATCCGGAACCCGTCGACGCCTCGATCGAGCCAGAATCGCAGGACGTCCTCGAGCTCGCCACGCACCTCGGCGTTGGTCCAGTCGAAGTCGGGCTGGCTGGTGTCGAACAGGTGCAGGTACCACTGACCCGGTGTGCCGTCCGGCTCCGTGACCCGCGTCCATGCAGGGCCCCCGAACAGGCTCTGCCAGTTGTTGGGCGGCTGCTCGCCGCCGTCGCCACCGTCGCGAAAGATGTAGCGCGCCCGCTCCGCACTCCCTGGCTTTGAGGCCAGTGCCGCCTTGAACCACGCGTGGTCGCTCGACGAGTGGTTGGGCACGATGTCGACGATGACCCGCAGCCCGAGCTCGTGCGCACGAGCCATCAAGGCGTCGAACGCCGCGAGGTCGCCGAACACCGGGTCGACGTCGCGGTAGTCGGCGACGTCGTAGCCGGCGTCGCGCTGGGGCGAGGTGTAGAACGGCGAGAGCCAGACGGCGTCGACGCCCAGGTCGGCCAGGTGGGGGAGGCGGGTCGTGATGCCGGGCAGGTCGCCGATCCCGTCGCCGTCGGAGTCCGCCCACGAGCGGGGATAGACCTGGTAGATCACCGCGTCCCGCCACCACTGCTCGCCTGAGCCCGCCATGTTCGCCTCCCTCCGGGCGCCGGACCGGCACCGCCACCAAACGTACGCACGGCGTGGGCGGGCACCGACGTCGGGCGTACGACCGCGCAGGATAGGTTTTGGCCATGTCGCAACGCACCCTCGTCCTCATCAAGCCCGACGCCGTACGCCGCGGACTGACCGGCCAGATCCTGTCGCGGTTCGAGGCCAAGGGCCTGACGATCGTCGCGCTCGAGCAGCGGACGATCGACGCCGCCCAGGCCGATGCCCACTACGCCGAGCACGTCGATCAGCCGTGGTACCCGCCGCTGCGTGAGTTCGCGATCTCGGGACCGCTCGTCGCGCTCGTGCTCGAGGGCGACGAGGCGATCGCGGTCGTACGCCTGCTCAACGGCGTCACCGACGGTCGCCAGGCGGCGCCCGGCACGATCCGTGGTGACCTGTCGCTGTCCAACCGCGAGAACCTCGTGCACGCCTCGGACTCCGAGGAGTCGGCCAAGCGCGAGATCGACCTCTGGTTCCCCGAGCTGTCATGACCTCGATCGGGGTGCTCGGCACCGGCGTCGTCGGTCGTACGTTCGCGTCGCGGCTGGCCGGGCTGGGTGTCGACGTCCTCGTCGGTGCACGTACCGCTGACTCCCCGAGCCTGGAGCCGGTCGCCGCGCTCGGCGTGCGCACGGGCTCGTTCGCCGACGCGGTCGCCCACGCCGACGTCATCGTCAACGCGACGAACGGCCTGCACTCGATCGCTGCGCTCGAGAGCGTCGGCGCCGAGGCGCTGTCCGGCAAGACCCTCATCGACGTGTCCAACGAGCTCCAGCCCGTCGAGGGTGGCTACCCGAAGCCGATGGCGTCGACCGACGACTCGTTGGGCCAGCGCATCCAGGCCGCGTTCCCCGACCTGCGGGTCGTGAAGTCGCTCAACACCATGAACTGCACGGTGATGGTGGACCCGTCGATCGTCGAGGGCGACCACGTGGTGTTCCTGAGCGGCGACGACGCCGAGGCGAAGGACCGGGCTCGCGAGTTCCTCGCGCTGCTGGGCTGGCGCCCCGTGCAGGTCGTCGACCTGGGCGGGATCGACACGGCCGCGGCCGTGGAGATGACGATGTCGCTGTGGATGCGCGTGACGATCGCGCGTGGGTCGAACGCCCCACGGTTCAACTGGGCGATCAACTCCGGCTGACTCAGACGTACGTCGGCTGGCGCAGGTGGTGCACGACCTCGTGGAACTGCCCGCGTACGTCCTCGGGCAGCCAGATCACGTGGTTGGACACCGAGGCGAGGTCGACGTCCTCCTGCAGGGTGACGACGTCGACGACCTGCCGCGGGAAGTCGCGCTCCCGCTCCTCGAACTCCAGCAGGGACACGCGCACGGTCACGCCGAACGAGTTGGGGTTGACCAGCCCGATGCCCCAGAAGTCGGCGGGTTCGTCCGTGGCCTTCTGCTCCAGGTCGATCATGACGCTGCGGGTGTCCTGCTCGAGCGCCGGATGGTCGACCTCCTCGACAGCCGCCAGCTCGACGCGCACACCACGGACCTGACGGCTGCCTGGGCCGTCGAATCGCAGGATGTCGCGCAGCGTCCCGCCGGCGGGCAGCAGCGGACCGCCGAGGTGCGAGCCGTTGACGGTCTGCGTCACGACGTTGGGCAGCTCGTGGCCGTAGATGCTGATCGGCGTGAAGGCGAGCGTCGGCAGGACGGACACCTCGGTGTGGTTCTCGACCGTGAGCACCTGGTCGGGACCGCCGTCAGTGGCCACCGGCACGTAGTTCAGGGAGAACGGGCGCTTCTCGCGGGGTTTGCGTCTCACACCACGAGCCTAGGGCGTGTCAGCCAATTCCCAGCCGGGGTGCGCACCCCCGCATCCCGTCTGACTGCGTTATCGTCTGTCGCCGCACAACCCCGGTGCGTCTCCCTCCTCTGCCTTGTCAGACGGGCGCGGATGCCACGCACCCTGATCGACTGCGAATTGGCTGACACGCCCTAGGGCGTCCACCCGAGCGACGTTTTCGCGCCGCGGGATGCAGCGCCTAACCTAGAGGCATGTCCGTCGAGTCCGTCTTCCCACGCCTTGAACCGCTGCTCCCGTCTGTCGGCAAGCCCATCCAGTACGTCGGTGGCGAGCTCAACGCGACGAGCAAGGAGTGGGACTCAGCGCAGGTGCGCTGGGCACTGATGTACCCCGATGCGTACGAGGTGGGGCTGCCCAACCAGGGCGTGCAGATCCTCTACGAAGTCCTCAACGAGCGCGACTGGATCCTGGCAGAGCGTACGTACGCGGTGTTCTCCGACATGGAGAAGGTCATGCGCGACAACGACATCCCGCAGTTCACGGTCGATGCGCACCGTCCGGTCAGGGCGTTCGACCTGTTCGGCATCTCGTTCTCGACCGAGCTCGGCTACACCAACATGCTGACCGCGCTCGACCTCGCCGGCATCCCGCTCCACGCAGTCGACCGCGGCGACGACGACCCGATCGTCATCGCCGGCGGCCACTCGGCGTTCAACCCCGAGCCGATCGCCGACTTCCTCGACGCTGCGGTGCTCGGCGACGGCGAGGAGATCGTGCTGGCGATCAGCGAGGTCGTCCGTGAGTGGAAGGACGAGGGCCGGCCCGGCGGGCGCGACGAGGTCCTCATGCGCCTCGCCAAGTCCGGTGGCGTCTACGTCCCGAAGTTCTACGACGTGACCTACCTGCCCGACGGCCGCATCCAGCGCATCGTGCCCAACCGGCCCGGTGTGCCGTGGCGGGTCGCCAAGCACACGCTGATGGACCTCGACTCCTGGCCATACCCCAAGAACCCGCTGGTGCCGCTCGCCGAGACCGTGCACGAGCGCTTCAGTGTCGAGATCTTCCGCGGCTGCACGCGCGGCTGCCGGTTCTGCCAGGCCGGCATGATCACCCGGCCGGTGCGCGAGCGCTCGATCGAGGGCATCGGCGCGATGGTGCAGAACGGGCTCGACAAGACCGGTTTCGAGGAGGTCGGCCTGCTGTCGCTGTCGAGCGCTGACCACACCGAGATCGGCGAGGTCGCCAAGCAGCTGGGCGATCGCTACGAGGGCACCAACACCTCGCTGTCGCTGCCGTCGACCCGCGTCGACGCGTTCAACATCACGCTGGCCAACGAGTTCAGCCGCAACGGCCGTCGCTCGGGCCTGACCTTCGCGCCTGAGGGCGGCAGCGAGCGCCTCCGCAAGGTCATCAACAAGATGGTGACCGAGGACGACCTGATCCGCACCGTCGCCGCTGCCTATTCGCACGGCTGGCGTCAGGTCAAGCTCTACTTCATGTGCGGCCTGCCGACCGAGACCGACGACGACGTGATGCAGATCGGCGAGCTCGCCAAGCGGGTCATCCAGACCGGTCGCGAGGTCTCGGGCCGCAACGACATCCGGTGCACCGTGTCGATCGGCGGGTTCGTGCCCAAGCCGCACACGCCGTTCCAGTGGGCCTCGCAGCTCGACCACGAGACGACGGACGAGCGCCTCAAGAAGCTCCGCGATGCTGTCCGCGCCGACAAGCGCTACGGCAAGGCGATCGGCTTCCGCTACCACGACGGCAAGCCCGGGATCATCGAAGGACTCCTGTCCCGCGGCGACCGTCGCGTCGGCCGCGTCATCGAGGCCGTGTGGCGCGACGGCGGGCGCTTCGACGGCTGGAGCGAGCACTTCTCGTACGACCGCTGGGCCGACAAGACCGCTGAAGCGCTGGCCGACGAGCCGGTCGACCTCGACTGGTACACCGTCCGTGAGCGCGAGTACGCCGAGGTGCTGCCCTGGGACCACCTCGACGCCGGTCTCGACCGCGACTGGCTCTGGGAGGACTGGCAGGACTCGCTCAACCCCGACGGCGCCCTCGAGGTCGAGGACTGCCGCTGGACGCCGTGCTTCGACTGCGGTGTCTGCCCGCAGATGGACCTCGAGATTCAGATCGGCCCGACCGGCAAGAACCTGCTGCCGCTCACTGTCGTCTGAGCCGCTCCCGCGCCGGGTCGTCCGAGCCTGCCTTAGGGCGGCTCAGCCGCAGGTCAGGAGCAAGATAAGGCATTCGTCCGATGTGGCGACCCC harbors:
- a CDS encoding carbohydrate ABC transporter permease; amino-acid sequence: MSTYVQTAAPDEAPKAVDSDRTRAENSLARKLVAPAVVLMLVVTAFPMLRALYLSMFSYSLTAPDDKEFVGFQNYWTALSDKLFWQDTGNTVMIMIVTVTIELVIGFAFAMVMHKLIFARGTIRTSILIPYGVITVVSGFAWQFAFSNTNGFVNGWLPFFGDDFNWFAKYDSSIVAIMASEIWKTTPFMSLLLLAGLAQVSEDMLEAAKVDGATWFQRLYKVILPNMRAAIMVAVLFRALDAYRIFDNIFVMTAGANHTESISFLTYRQVIEQFQLGIGSALSVLLFLSVLVVAYGIVKLFKVDLSAARQEN
- a CDS encoding extracellular solute-binding protein, which translates into the protein MSVLAACGSGSGGKASLNWYINPDGQVTLNKLAKDCSTSKYDIKIQLLPASATDQRTQLARRLAAKDSSTDLMSLDPVFVPEFANAEWLAPFEGEQADKVLDADVLKGAAETVKWDDKVVAAPQWANTQVLWYRRSLAEKAGLDMTKPVTWDQVIDAAGDNGATVGVQANKYEAYVVWINALIQGAGGNILDPSTVEKGRDAKVTIDSKAGKDAAAVIRKLAKSPAAQPDFTTSNEGTSLGSMFPAKGPGEFMTNWTFVYKNYEGLIDKPSGPKGKKGFEDLGWARYPQTVAGEESKPPIGGIDIGVGSYSKHLDYAKAAAVCVTNAKAQTALAVNEGLMPSRQSVYDSAELKKAYPADLLQLFSQSVDTGGPRPKSAFYSQISSAIQSRWHSPNSVGPNTPKKSADFLSAILKGKALL
- a CDS encoding glycoside hydrolase family 13 protein — its product is MAGSGEQWWRDAVIYQVYPRSWADSDGDGIGDLPGITTRLPHLADLGVDAVWLSPFYTSPQRDAGYDVADYRDVDPVFGDLAAFDALMARAHELGLRVIVDIVPNHSSSDHAWFKAALASKPGSAERARYIFRDGGDGGEQPPNNWQSLFGGPAWTRVTEPDGTPGQWYLHLFDTSQPDFDWTNAEVRGELEDVLRFWLDRGVDGFRIDVAHGLVKADGLPDSEHDQWSEPTALAPMWDQPGVHDIYGSWRRITDSYAVDGEDADRILCAEAWVLPAEALARYVRHDELHQSFNFEYLMTPWLADDQRRTITHSLAQAEAVGAPQTWVLSNHDVVRHASRLGYPQQPGLHRVEGIGADDQQPDAELGLRRARAATAVMLALPGSAYLFQGEELGLPEATQLPDESRQDPTFARTGGASKGRDGCRVPVPWEADAPSYGFGPGDQPWLPQPPEYGPLAADPQRGVLGSTLELYRTLLALRHALRLGRGNLTWLDGFPDTVLAFAVTSAAGEVTVLANLGDQPLALPDGTTVLASSQPLEPGAPLGTDETVWLHL
- a CDS encoding NADPH-dependent F420 reductase, which gives rise to MTSIGVLGTGVVGRTFASRLAGLGVDVLVGARTADSPSLEPVAALGVRTGSFADAVAHADVIVNATNGLHSIAALESVGAEALSGKTLIDVSNELQPVEGGYPKPMASTDDSLGQRIQAAFPDLRVVKSLNTMNCTVMVDPSIVEGDHVVFLSGDDAEAKDRAREFLALLGWRPVQVVDLGGIDTAAAVEMTMSLWMRVTIARGSNAPRFNWAINSG
- a CDS encoding TIGR03960 family B12-binding radical SAM protein, encoding MSVESVFPRLEPLLPSVGKPIQYVGGELNATSKEWDSAQVRWALMYPDAYEVGLPNQGVQILYEVLNERDWILAERTYAVFSDMEKVMRDNDIPQFTVDAHRPVRAFDLFGISFSTELGYTNMLTALDLAGIPLHAVDRGDDDPIVIAGGHSAFNPEPIADFLDAAVLGDGEEIVLAISEVVREWKDEGRPGGRDEVLMRLAKSGGVYVPKFYDVTYLPDGRIQRIVPNRPGVPWRVAKHTLMDLDSWPYPKNPLVPLAETVHERFSVEIFRGCTRGCRFCQAGMITRPVRERSIEGIGAMVQNGLDKTGFEEVGLLSLSSADHTEIGEVAKQLGDRYEGTNTSLSLPSTRVDAFNITLANEFSRNGRRSGLTFAPEGGSERLRKVINKMVTEDDLIRTVAAAYSHGWRQVKLYFMCGLPTETDDDVMQIGELAKRVIQTGREVSGRNDIRCTVSIGGFVPKPHTPFQWASQLDHETTDERLKKLRDAVRADKRYGKAIGFRYHDGKPGIIEGLLSRGDRRVGRVIEAVWRDGGRFDGWSEHFSYDRWADKTAEALADEPVDLDWYTVREREYAEVLPWDHLDAGLDRDWLWEDWQDSLNPDGALEVEDCRWTPCFDCGVCPQMDLEIQIGPTGKNLLPLTVV
- the ndk gene encoding nucleoside-diphosphate kinase; translation: MSQRTLVLIKPDAVRRGLTGQILSRFEAKGLTIVALEQRTIDAAQADAHYAEHVDQPWYPPLREFAISGPLVALVLEGDEAIAVVRLLNGVTDGRQAAPGTIRGDLSLSNRENLVHASDSEESAKREIDLWFPELS